ATAGTATAGGAATCAGGAACAACCAGGGTTTTGCCTATGACACGGCATTGAATATACTTTATGGAGCCTCCCATGGCGCATACAGCGACGATGAAATAAATATCATAGAAGGTTTTAAGAATTACGGACACCCATTGGTACAAGGATATGCAGCCGACGGAAACTATAACGGCAACCCGGTTCAGGGCACCAATACCAGTGTTTCTGCCGGTGCGCCTTTCCCCACCAGCAGCGGTGTATCCAGTTGTCCGCCTGTTGGCAATGAAGCAAATAACGCAATAGCCATAGATGCCAGCGGAAACGGGCTTTACAAAGACCCTCTTTTCTCCGGTTATATTTCCACACCCGCCAACATTTTAAATATCTGGCAAACGAACCCGGGCAATGCAGGCTGGCCTTCCGAAGGCTGGTCGGGTCTTGATTTATATTCGAACAAGTACATTCCCGGTTGGAGAAAATCATTGATGACCAGTGGATTGAAATGGGGGCGTTTGATAAAGCTCAGGCTCGGGTCAGCAGGTACCACAACCCTTCCCAGTAATCTTTCTTATGGTAATACAGGCGATACGGTCACCTATTTCCAAAGCACGAACCGTTACAGGGACCTGGCATTTGCACCGAATGGAAAAGATATCTTTTTGGTCATGGACAACAGTTCTGCCACATCCGGACCTGGTGTTGGAAACCCCACGGTACCCGCTTGCCCCGGATGTGTGTTGAAATATACTTTCCTGGGTTATGCAGATGCAGCCGGATTCAGTACGATACCCAAATCCATCGGCGTTACCGATGGGCCGGTAAATACCTGTAACCCGGGTACTACGATAACCATTGATGGTACTAATAATTATTTATGGGTGCCTATCACGGGCCCGGATGGGAATATCCTGGCAGAAATAAATGCCATGGGGCAAAACCTTGGCCAGGTCACTTCCTCTTTTTATAAAAATTCCGGTGGGATCCGTGCCAACGGAGGGGTCCATTACCTCGACAGGAATATTACCATTACGCCGGCGGTTACAAGTTTTGGCACACCGGTTAAAGTAAGGCTCTATATTTCCAAAGCCGAATTTGATGCACTCGTGGCAGATCCGTTAAGCGGTGTTGGAGCTATCGGGCAACTGAAAGTGCTGAAGAATGACGATGCCTGCGGTTCTGGCATTGCTTCATACCCTGCTTTGCTGAACCCTACCAATACCGTTCTTTCCGATCTGCAACACGGCGCCGATGGATATGTGCTGCAGGTAAACGTTACCGGGTTCTCTTCTTTTTATTTTGCTGCAAGCAATGCAACCCTGCCGTTCAGCCTGATCACATTCACCGGTTCGCTCGAAAATAAAACCACCAGCCTGCTGAAATGGAAAACGGCGAATGAGACCAATACATCCAGCTATGTGGTTGAACGGAGTGCCGACGGACAGAATTTCAACCCGATCGGAACCGTTGCAGCCAGTGGTAATGCATCAACAGAAGCCAATTATAATTTCAGGGACCCTGAAGTTGCCAACGAGCAATCCCTGAACGTTTTTTACCGGTTGAAGATGTTTGACCTGAATGGCACGTACCGGTATTCAACTGTTGTAAAAGTAACATTGCCTGGTATTCAAAATGACATGACCATCTCTCCAAACCCGGCTGTGACCGATGTGAAGGCAAGTGTGACTTCTGCAGAAGAGTGCGATGCAGAATGGCAGGTGATCGATGCCGCCGGCAGGGTGTTGTTGAAAAACTCCGTTTCATTGCGGAAAGGGAATAATGACCTGAATATAAATATGAGCCAGATACCTTCCGGTACGTATTACCTGAAGATCAAAGGAACCTGCATCGAATTAAGGAGCAAGTTCCAGAAATTATAGACCCCGCCAGGGTTGAATTAAAATGCAGCCGTAAAAGATCTTTTGAGAGGCCTAACCCTCTCAAAAGATTTTGGCTCATTTTTTAAAAAAACAAAATAGCTTCGCTAACTAACCAGCTTCCATGAAAAAGATTACACATGCCTTATTTACCCTCCTTCTGTTGCATCAATATTCGATTGCACAGGAAAGACCGGGTACAGACTCTTCCACAACGCTTAACGAGGTTATTATAACCGCCTTTGAACAAAACAGGGTGATCAATAGCGGCACCATCGTGAAGGTGATCAGTAACAGCAATGCCGACAGGTATAATAAATCATCTCTTGTAAGTGCATTTAATACAATAGCCGGGGTCAGGATGGAAGAACGTTCCCCGGGAAGTTACCGCATCAATATGCGGGGCAGTTCACTCCGGTCGCCTTTTGGGGTACGCAATGTAAAAGTTTACTGGAACGATATTCCCATAACCGATGCCGGGGGCAACACCTATTTCAACCAGTTCGCCTATAATAATTTTTCTTCCATCGAACTGTTTAAAGGCCCCGCAGGCAGTATGTATGGCGCCGGTACCGGCGGGTTGCTGCTGATGCACAGTTTTGACAATGCCTGGAAGCCTTCTGTGAGCCTGGAATACATTACCGGCAGTTATGGGTTACAGAACATATTTACTTCGGTTGGATTTGGAGAGAAAAATTCCCAAAGCCTGCTTACCTATGCCCATAATCAAAGTGATGGTTACCGCAACCACAGCTCAAGCAAAAGAGACAATGTGAGTTTTGTCTCCCGGTATAAGATATCCGGCAGGCAACAGTTAACGGCGGCTGTTTTATACGACAATTTATTTTATGAGACCCCGGGTGGACTGACGAAAGCGGAATACCTTGCCAATCCAAAACAGGCAAGGCCTGCTGCGGGTAGTTTTCCCAGTGCAGATGCTTCAAAAGCAGCGATCTACCAGCAGAACTTTACGGCCGGATTAAATCATGCGTACAATTTTACCGCTGCATTTAAAAACTCCACCTCTGTTTATGGCTCTTTTGCCCAGGTAAAGAATCCCACATTCCGTAACTATGAACGCCGCAACGAGCCGGGTTTTGGGGGAAGAACTTCGTTCATCTATGATAAAAAGCTAAAGGACGCTGATCTGAAAATAGTAGCGGGGGGAGAATGGCAGGCAGCTTATTTCAATACCCAGGTTTCTAAAAATAAGAATGGGAACCCCGATACGCTTCAAACCAATGACGATATTCAATATTCGGCTTACAGCCTCTTTACACAGGCCGATATCAGCATCAGGGATAACTGGATCATTACTGCAGGGGTCAGTATCAACCGGTCGGAAGTGGATTTTACCAGGCTGAATCTGTACCCGTTAACAGAGCAGGGACGTACCTATAAAAGTGAATTCTCACCAAGGATATCGGTGCAGAAAAGGATAAAAAGCAATCATACTGTCTTTGCGAGTGTTTCAAAAGGATTTTCTCCGCCTACTATTTCCGAGTTGCTTCCTTCTACCGGGGTGATCAGTACCTTCCTGGAGGCAGAAAAGGGCATCAACTATGAAATGGGCGGAAGGGTAAGCTTATTGAAAAACAAACTGCGTATAGAGGCTACCGGATTTTATTTTAAACTGGATAATGCATTGGTAACAAGGAAAGACAGTTCCAATGCGGATTATTATGTGAATGCCGGGAATACCAGGCAAAAAGGTCTGGAAATAAGTGCTGATTACTCCACTGCTTTTTCCCGGAGTTCATTGCTGGAACAAATAGGAATTAAAACGGCCTGGGCACTGAACGATTTTAAATACGGTGATTTTAAGAAAGGCAAAACTGATTTTTCCGGCAAGCGGTTGCCGAGTGTACCCGGCAACACCCTCTCTGTTATGGGAGATGTACGGTTTAAGAAGGGTCTTTATTTTAACTGCACGTATTATTATGCATCAAAAATATTCCTGGATGATGCCAATGCCGTGGCCGCAGATCCCTATCATTTAGTTGGCTGCCGGGCAGGCTGGAAGCCCGCTGCCATATCAAAAGTTAAATTAAATATTTACAGCGGGGTTGATAACCTGCTGGATGAAACCTATAGCTTGGGCAACGATATCAATGCCGCAGCCGGGCGTTATTACAATGCTGCACCAAAACGGAATTTTTATGTGGGCGTTTCCGTTCAGTGGAACTATTCGAAAAAAAACTGATACCTGCAGGCTGGTATGAACCGGATGGGTGCCCGGTAAAAAATATTCCCCAAATACATGAAAGGGTAGTGCATCTGTTTTAAAAAATAGTTGTCAGCCTGAGCTTGTCGAAGGCGATTTAACAGTACGATAAGCTTCTACATCCCCATAGTCATCGGGACAGCCTGACACGATTTATGGTTCAACATTTTCAAACGGATGCACTTCCATGAAATGCCCCCCGGGACCGGGGGGCATTTTTACTGTACTTTTGCAATGAATGTATACACATAAAAAATCACTGGGTCAGCATTTCCTGAAAGATGAGAACGTCATTAAACGGATCATCATGGTTTTAAAGGAAGATGCATTCAATAAACTGCTGGAAGTAGGGCCGGGCGCCGGGGCATTGACAAAATACCTAATGGATATGCCCGGGGTTGAACTCAAGGCGGTGGAACTGGATGAAGAGAAAGTGATATACCTCTCAAAGAAATATCCTTCCCTGAAAGATAAACTGATCCACCAGAGTTTCCTGGAAATGGATAAGCCATTTGATGGACCGTTTACGGTGATCGGTAACTTCCCGTATAATATCTCCACCCAGATCCTGTTCAAGCTGCTTGAATGGAAGGATGACGTGCCCTGTATCATCGGCATGTTCCAGAAAGAAGTGGCAGAAAGGGCGGCGTCAAAAGAAGGCAGTAAGGTGTACGGGGTGTTGAGTGTACTGGTACAGGCTTATTATGAAGTGGAATACCTGTTTGCCGTAAGTAACAACTGTTTTGATCCGCCCCCGAAAGTGCAAAGCGGTGTTATCCGGTTAAAAAGAAAAAGATCCCCCCTGGGTTATAAGAGTGAAAGGGCTTTTTGGGTACTGGTGAAAACCGCTTTTAACCAGCGGCGTAAAACCATGCGTAATGCGGTAAAGTCCCTGTTTGATGCAGCAGTATTGCAGGATGAATTGTTTTCCCGCCGGGCAGAAACACTAAGCGTGGAAGAATTTGCTTCACTTACGTTTCGTATGAAATAAAAAGCCGCCTCGCTTTTGGCGAGACGGCTCTCCTGTTTTATCATCCTCATGCCTTATTTTTTCAGATTCATGCTCCGGTTAATGGTAAAGCCAAATGCAAAATTCCCGTCTTTCATCCGGCTGTTGTTCCTTGCCAGCTGATCAATGGCAGATGCATCGGTTGTGTTGCCCACATAAAACTGGAACAGGTGGGTGCCGGTACTGATCTCAACGCCGAGAGAAAGCAGGTCGGGTTGATAGTTGGTGATCGTGCCGTTCTTACTGATCAGGTTCTCGTACATGTTAAACTGCCTGGAATATTCCATGGTAATATTCAACTTGCTGGTTGCTTTGTATTTCCCGGCTATGCCCATGGAGAATACCTCATTGCTGTTGTTGATGCCGTAGGGAACCACGTTGAAGTGTATCCAGGTAGGCATCAGTTGCAGGGAGAATTTATTGGAGAACTTCCGGGCTATCAGTAGCTGGTTCATGAATGCAAACCGGTTGGCACTGAAATCAATATCCGGGTCCTTGGCGGTATTCACATGGGCCATGGAATACCATGCGACAGAAACGGGGATATTCTTTAAGCCTGTTTGCTGGCGCAGAATCCTGAACTTAAGAAATCCTTCATACCTGGACCTGCCGGCAGCAGCCACCCCAACATTCAGCCAGTCCAGCGCTGAATAATCAAAAGACATATAGGTATTTGCTACCCCGGAGTTGATACCGAAAAGCTGCGCAAGGTTTTGAGAACCGGCGTCTTTGTTCCACAGGTAACTGAAGTGGTGCGAGATCAGGAATTGCAGGTTGCCTTTACTTACGGACTCCACGCTCTGCATATTGATGATCTTGGTGGCGTTGAATGTTGCCCTTGCGAATTTTTTTGCGGGAGCTTCTTTCTTTTCTGTTTCGGTTACTTCCTGTGCCAGCAACTGGGTGAAAAGGCCAAAACAAAGAACAAAGGCCGCTAATATCTTTTTCATAATGATTTTATTTACGTTAATTATTGGTATGTTTCATTACTGGTTACCGTTTTACTGAGGCTGTCCCTGGGCGATCCACTCTTTGATCTTGTTGGATGTACAGGTGGTTAAGCTCAACGATCCTCCTTTATGACCCTGGGCGCCACCGGTATTTGCCATAATGGTCAGGGCATTTTTTTCTGCCACCAGTTTGTTGTAGTCAAGAGCCAACGCAATGCCTCCGTGGCAGGTTGCGCCTTTACAACTGGAATTATAGATCGGTAATATGTCCCGTGTATAGGTAATGGTTCCTGTTACGGTACAGCCTGAACCATCATCGTAAGGATCTCCCTGTGCGATCCACTTCTTGATGATATCCCTTTCGTTGGGTGCAAATTCAATACCGCCGCCTCCGGGGTGTTTGCCTACGAGTCTCGACATGGTATCCAGGTATGCCCTTCTGCCCAGGATAGCATCATAAAAGATCACGTTGTTTTTCGGATCAGAAAAAAGCACGGCACGTATGGTTGCACCGGACGTGTTATGGCATCCGCAGGGGGCAGCTGTTACAATGGGAACCACTTCCTGCCGGAATGAAACCCTTGGTACCGCTAAAATGTCTTCTTTATTTTTATAGCAGGATGACAGGAAATAAATGGTCATCGAGAAAGCCATGGCTGCTAATATGATTGTTTTTTTCATAAACTGAAGTTTTTGAATGATTTGATGTTGATCATGGTTTGATGAAGTTTCCGGATTTTGCGTATTTGAAGATGCCGGCATTTGTAGGTCCGTATTTCCAGACATCCGGAATATTCGGGTCAGCAAAGTACCAGGCTTTTATCAGGGCAACTTCAGATGGCTTGGCACCTCCGTCATCATATGCCATATTACCGCTCTTACTTTGTGCCACACCCGTACGTACGTTGTGGTAGATAAGCGTTGAATCCATGCGCCGGATGAAATTATCATTGCTGTTCAGGTAATCGCCCTTAACATAGTATTGCTTCAGTGTGACCGGGTCGGTGTATTGAACAGAAGTATTACTGCGTACACTTTTTGGATACAATATATCCAGTATGATATCGTCGTAACTCTGTAACGGACCCCGGGTGCTTTGTGATGATACAGGAGTGGTATAGGTTTTATAGGGCCTGAAACTTGCGAAAGCCACTGTATCAGAATAGAATTTTTTAACACTGTCCTTGTAGGATGTCCAAACCTGGTCTAACAGATTTTTATTGATAAGCTGGCAATAAATGGTCGCTACACCGGTTATGGGATTGATATAAACGTATTGTGAGGTATCTGCTGCGGTCAAACCGGGCACCAAACCTTTCCTGGCCCATCCGCCGGCTGCGGTAGCCTGGCTGTGGCAATTGGCCGATGCACAGCCATCTACGATCATCCGTATGGCAGCAGGCCGGAAGTCTGCCAGGTTGGGCTTCTCTTTTGCCCCGTTCCTGATCCAGTTATAAATAATTCCTTTGTCGGTTGTGTTCAGCTCATGGTTGGAATTTACCGGCGGCATTGCTTTATCAAAATCATTGGTGGTGATATAGTCCCACAGTTTGCTGCTTTCCGGGCTTCCGGGGCTTACATACTTCATGATGTCGGTATACGTGTCGAATTTAGGGGCGATCGGCCCGCCGTGACAATTGGAAGTGCCGCAGTATTCATGAATAATGGTTTGAACCCCCCTGAATTTCATCACGTCATTTACATCAGGTGTTGCATCGGCGGGGTTAACGGTATTCGACTCATAAAATGCAGCAAAGACCGTTGAATCGGCAGTGCCTGTAAATGACCTGTTCAGTCCTTTGATTATGTCACCTTCCTTTTTGCACTGCAAAACAGATGCAGAAACAAACATGACTATAAAAAAGAGTGTGATTGATTTGATTAGCGAGATCTTTTTCATAATAATTAGTTTACTTATTGAATGTTGATACAGGGATGATTTTTGCTGTAATCAGGGTTCAAATCTATCAAGGGACACTTTACAATTTCATGACAATACACCATGGGCAGGATGATCTTAATCATGGGGTGAATAGTTTAAAATCATGAAATCAATAATAAGGTCCAGATAAATTGCACTTGTTTTTTTTACCAGCAAGTATTGAATTACAAATAAATATTTATTTATATGCGAAAAAATAAAAAGACGAGTGATAAATCCCGCCGGTGGTTTTTATCGCTGTTTACATTGTCTGATGACAATGCGGGAAATAGTGAAAAAGTAAAAATGCTTACAGCGGATGGGAAACTGGTGGAGATAGATAAAGCTGTTTTGGAGGAAGTGTCTAAAAAACAAAAGTCTACCAATAAGGAGA
This sequence is a window from Chitinophagaceae bacterium. Protein-coding genes within it:
- a CDS encoding TonB-dependent receptor translates to MKKITHALFTLLLLHQYSIAQERPGTDSSTTLNEVIITAFEQNRVINSGTIVKVISNSNADRYNKSSLVSAFNTIAGVRMEERSPGSYRINMRGSSLRSPFGVRNVKVYWNDIPITDAGGNTYFNQFAYNNFSSIELFKGPAGSMYGAGTGGLLLMHSFDNAWKPSVSLEYITGSYGLQNIFTSVGFGEKNSQSLLTYAHNQSDGYRNHSSSKRDNVSFVSRYKISGRQQLTAAVLYDNLFYETPGGLTKAEYLANPKQARPAAGSFPSADASKAAIYQQNFTAGLNHAYNFTAAFKNSTSVYGSFAQVKNPTFRNYERRNEPGFGGRTSFIYDKKLKDADLKIVAGGEWQAAYFNTQVSKNKNGNPDTLQTNDDIQYSAYSLFTQADISIRDNWIITAGVSINRSEVDFTRLNLYPLTEQGRTYKSEFSPRISVQKRIKSNHTVFASVSKGFSPPTISELLPSTGVISTFLEAEKGINYEMGGRVSLLKNKLRIEATGFYFKLDNALVTRKDSSNADYYVNAGNTRQKGLEISADYSTAFSRSSLLEQIGIKTAWALNDFKYGDFKKGKTDFSGKRLPSVPGNTLSVMGDVRFKKGLYFNCTYYYASKIFLDDANAVAADPYHLVGCRAGWKPAAISKVKLNIYSGVDNLLDETYSLGNDINAAAGRYYNAAPKRNFYVGVSVQWNYSKKN
- a CDS encoding PQQ-dependent sugar dehydrogenase, with translation MKPTATRITLSLLFILFFAGTLFAQPPNNNCANASLITTDSACVTGTSRLINQTLSLATGDGGTITTTCTAVASQDVWYRFVAKTPQPTITVSSLGSSWGTTLKIQLLSGSCGAFTEVACANNAPVTPSLANQLIPGNTYYIRIHKNNTTAPSGSNWGFTICVTDPLSRGGRINEVFSRTILSAASVLNYPWEVTYGPDNNLWVTESKGYRVYRINPTTGVRTTVLDISQNSTFLPLADRVFNCQFANGSGAQGGLAGLAIHPKFLDPTTPENYVYVSYVYSSNGGSSPTGIFFTNRLVRFTYNTGTGLLESPVSLCDTLPGSSDHNSQRIIIAPVTPGGTNYLFYASGDMGSGQFGNRTRPQRAQSPTSYEGKILRFNVAPDGDAGLAAWIPNDNPYSATSAVYSIGIRNNQGFAYDTALNILYGASHGAYSDDEINIIEGFKNYGHPLVQGYAADGNYNGNPVQGTNTSVSAGAPFPTSSGVSSCPPVGNEANNAIAIDASGNGLYKDPLFSGYISTPANILNIWQTNPGNAGWPSEGWSGLDLYSNKYIPGWRKSLMTSGLKWGRLIKLRLGSAGTTTLPSNLSYGNTGDTVTYFQSTNRYRDLAFAPNGKDIFLVMDNSSATSGPGVGNPTVPACPGCVLKYTFLGYADAAGFSTIPKSIGVTDGPVNTCNPGTTITIDGTNNYLWVPITGPDGNILAEINAMGQNLGQVTSSFYKNSGGIRANGGVHYLDRNITITPAVTSFGTPVKVRLYISKAEFDALVADPLSGVGAIGQLKVLKNDDACGSGIASYPALLNPTNTVLSDLQHGADGYVLQVNVTGFSSFYFAASNATLPFSLITFTGSLENKTTSLLKWKTANETNTSSYVVERSADGQNFNPIGTVAASGNASTEANYNFRDPEVANEQSLNVFYRLKMFDLNGTYRYSTVVKVTLPGIQNDMTISPNPAVTDVKASVTSAEECDAEWQVIDAAGRVLLKNSVSLRKGNNDLNINMSQIPSGTYYLKIKGTCIELRSKFQKL
- the rsmA gene encoding ribosomal RNA small subunit methyltransferase A, coding for MYTHKKSLGQHFLKDENVIKRIIMVLKEDAFNKLLEVGPGAGALTKYLMDMPGVELKAVELDEEKVIYLSKKYPSLKDKLIHQSFLEMDKPFDGPFTVIGNFPYNISTQILFKLLEWKDDVPCIIGMFQKEVAERAASKEGSKVYGVLSVLVQAYYEVEYLFAVSNNCFDPPPKVQSGVIRLKRKRSPLGYKSERAFWVLVKTAFNQRRKTMRNAVKSLFDAAVLQDELFSRRAETLSVEEFASLTFRMK